In the genome of Drosophila pseudoobscura strain MV-25-SWS-2005 chromosome 3, UCI_Dpse_MV25, whole genome shotgun sequence, one region contains:
- the Dgk gene encoding diacylglycerol kinase 1 isoform X5, which produces MSWQLRYGWQIVTSRANCSAASAACHTLATRSMGAVYYQQCSVSLTCTAEKMQNLLVPQRRKQEQDRQEQQEQQPKRMPGNFLLRCCCICKFFLHNRCASSVKKECTLGENAELVVPPTAICPAVLDRQRSVNQAHKATHFQITPPDELSCPLLVFVNPKSGGRQGDRILRKFQYMLNPRQVYDLSKGGPKEGLTLFKDLPNFKVICCGGDGTVGWVLEAMDSIELATQPAIGVIPLGTGNDLARCLRWGGGYEGENIPKLMDKIKRATTVMLDRWSIEVTNTPATDELRPKVTLHSNMQKVIELSQSVVVDKSLIERFEEIQEIERQSSSSSTGNIVGQQPTASTSATSIMMATATEFRLAEEEQKYHQQLRQQDGGGDSTTTTMRTTTTKSISMSTFESKSMRTTLRGTLSSRSSSSNTSSGGNVQPQPSMEGEPDAEGDADGAMVPGAGDAAGDEAETLQMPARRTDETEKQSLETLLLQHKQQQQKQQQQLQQELASDAGEEVATAASFGNNQSDNNSQRNKQNNILKQQITLSLDLSDHDDDNEEEVDGNCNSNSTGNGNGNGRVAQNPSTPQTPITPITPTTPNAPCSMPQKPIKVQSDKDCTVPYNIINNYFSVGVDAAICVKFHLEREKNPHKFNSRMKNKLWYFEYATSETFAASCKNLHESIEIVCDGVALDLANGPHLQGVALLNIPYTHGGSNLWGEHLSQKRMRKSAGPFGKSKKLKSSDKEFSATSFNSVDLSVAIQDIGDRLIEVIGLENCLHMGQVRTGLRASGRRLAQCSEVIIKTKKTFPMQIDGEPWMQMPCTIKVTHKNQVPMLMAARSEKGRGFFNMLCS; this is translated from the exons ATGAGCTGGCAGCTTCGTTATGGCTGGCAAATTGTCACGTCTCGAGCAAATtgttctgctgcctctgctgcatgccacactCTTGCCACACGCTCTATGGGAGCGGTGTACTACCAACAATGTTCTGTGTCTTTGACATGTACAGCGGAGAAAATGCAGAATTTGTTAGTTCCACAGCGACGGAAACAGGAACAGGACCGGCAAgaacagcaggaacagcagcccAAACGAATGCCAGGAAACTTCCTCCTCAgatgctgctgcatctgcaaATTCTTC CTCCACAACCGCTGCGCCTCGTCGGTGAAGAAGGAATGCACACTGGGGGAGAACGCGGAGCTGGTTGTACCGCCCACGGCCATCTGCCCGGCCGTCCTGGATCGTCAGCGCTCCGTCAATCAGGCGCACAAG GCCACGCATTTTCAAATTACGCCGCCGGACGAGCTGAGTTGCCCCCTCCTGGTGTTCGTCAATCCCAAGAGCGGCGGCCGGCAGGGGGATCGCATCCTGCGGAAATTCCAGTACATGCTGAACCCCCGCCAGGTGTACGACCTGTCCAAGGGTGGACCCAAAGAAG GCCTCACGCTCTTCAAGGATCTGCCCAACTTCAAAGTCATCTGCTGCGGCGGCGATGGCACCGTGGGCTGGGTGCTCGAGGCCATGG ATTCCATCGAGCTGGCCACTCAACCTGCCATCGGCGTCATTCCGTTGGGAACGGGCAACGACCTGGCCCGCTGCCTGCGCTGGGGCGGCGGCTACGAGGGCGAGAACATCCCCAAGCTGATGGATAAGATCAAGCGTGCCACCACCGTGATGCTGGATCGCTGGAGCATCGAAGTGACCAACACACCGGCAACGGACGAGCTCCGACCCAAG GTGACGCTGCACTCGAACATGCAGAAGGTGATTGAGCTGTCGCAAAGTGTTGTGGTTGACAAATCGCTGATCGAACGCTTCGAGGAGATTCAGGAGATTGAGcgccagagcagcagcagcagcaccggcaaCATCGTTGGACAGCAGCCAACGGCGTCCACATCTGCCACATCGATTATGATGGCAACAGCCACCGAGTTCCGgctggcggaggaggagcagaagtaccatcagcagctgcggcagcaggATGGAGGTGGAgacagcaccaccaccacaatgAGAACGACAACCACCAAGAGCATTTCAATGTCCACGTTCGAATCGAAGAGCATGAGGACAACATTGAGGGGCACGctgagcagcaggagcagcagtagcaacaccagcagcggTGGAAATgtacagccacagccatccATGGAAGGGGAGCCGGATGCTGAGGGGGATGCGGATGGCGCGATGGTGCCGGGTGCTGGAGATGCAGCTGGAGATGAAGCGGAAACCCTGCAAATGCCAGCCAGAAGGACAGATGAAACAGAAAAGCAATCACTcgagacgctgctgctgcaacacaagcagcaacagcagaagcagcagcaacaacttcAACAGGAATTGGCATCGGATGCTGGAGAGGaagtagcaacagcagcatcattTGGGAATAATCAAAGCGATAATAACAGTCAGCGCAATAAGCAAAACAACATCCTTAAACAGCAAATTACATTGTCATTGGATTTGTCGGACCatgacgacgacaacgaagAAGAGGTGgacggcaactgcaacagcaacagcacaggcaatggcaatggcaatggcagagTGGCCCAGAACCCCAGCACACCGCAAACACCCATCACACCCATCACGCCGACAACACCGAATGCCCCATGCAGCATGCCCCAGAAGCCCATCAAAGTTCAGTCTGACAAGGACTGCACAGTGCCGTATAATATTATCAACAATTATTTCTCCGTCGGCGTG GATGCCGCCATCTGCGTCAAGTTTCACTTGGAGAGGGAGAAGAACCCGCACAAATTCAACAGCCGGATGAAGAACAAACTTTGGTACTTCGAATATGCAACGTCTGAGACGTTTGCAGCATCCTGCAAGAATCTCCACGAGAGCATCGAGATTGTG TGCGACGGTGTGGCCTTGGACCTTGCCAACGGGCCCCATCTGCAGGGAGTGGCCTTGCTCAACATCCCCTACACCCACGGCGGCTCCAACCTGTGGGGTGAGCACCTGTCCCAGAAACGGATGCGGAAGAGCGCTGGACCCTTTGGCAAAAGCAAGAAGCTCAAGTCCAGCGACAAAGAGTTCTCGGCCACCAGTTTCAACTCCGTGGATCTTTCGGTGGCTATACAGG ATATCGGTGATCGCCTGATCGAAGTTATTGGCCTCGAGAACTGTCTGCACATGGGCCAGGTGCGGACGGGTCTGCGCGCCTCCGGTCGCCGTCTGGCGCAGTGCAGTGAGGTCATAATCAAGACCAAAAAGACCTTTCCCATGCAGATCGACGGCGAGCCCTGGATGCAGATGCCGTGCACG ATTAAGGTGACTCACAAGAACCAGGTGCCCATGCTGATGGCCGCCAGGTCGGAGAAAGGACGCGGCTTCTTCAATATGCTGTGCAGCTGA
- the Dgk gene encoding diacylglycerol kinase 1 isoform X4, producing MSWQLRYGWQIVTSRANCSAASAACHTLATRSMGAVYYQQCSVSLTCTAEKMQNLLVPQRRKQEQDRQEQQEQQPKRMPGNFLLRCCCICKFFLHNRCASSVKKECTLGENAELVVPPTAICPAVLDRQRSVNQAHKKSQMHHHQATHFQITPPDELSCPLLVFVNPKSGGRQGDRILRKFQYMLNPRQVYDLSKGGPKEGLTLFKDLPNFKVICCGGDGTVGWVLEAMDSIELATQPAIGVIPLGTGNDLARCLRWGGGYEGENIPKLMDKIKRATTVMLDRWSIEVTNTPATDELRPKVTLHSNMQKVIELSQSVVVDKSLIERFEEIQEIERQSSSSSTGNIVGQQPTASTSATSIMMATATEFRLAEEEQKYHQQLRQQDGGGDSTTTTMRTTTTKSISMSTFESKSMRTTLRGTLSSRSSSSNTSSGGNVQPQPSMEGEPDAEGDADGAMVPGAGDAAGDEAETLQMPARRTDETEKQSLETLLLQHKQQQQKQQQQLQQELASDAGEEVATAASFGNNQSDNNSQRNKQNNILKQQITLSLDLSDHDDDNEEEVDGNCNSNSTGNGNGNGRVAQNPSTPQTPITPITPTTPNAPCSMPQKPIKVQSDKDCTVPYNIINNYFSVGVDAAICVKFHLEREKNPHKFNSRMKNKLWYFEYATSETFAASCKNLHESIEIVCDGVALDLANGPHLQGVALLNIPYTHGGSNLWGEHLSQKRMRKSAGPFGKSKKLKSSDKEFSATSFNSVDLSVAIQDIGDRLIEVIGLENCLHMGQVRTGLRASGRRLAQCSEVIIKTKKTFPMQIDGEPWMQMPCTIKVTHKNQVPMLMAARSEKGRGFFNMLCS from the exons ATGAGCTGGCAGCTTCGTTATGGCTGGCAAATTGTCACGTCTCGAGCAAATtgttctgctgcctctgctgcatgccacactCTTGCCACACGCTCTATGGGAGCGGTGTACTACCAACAATGTTCTGTGTCTTTGACATGTACAGCGGAGAAAATGCAGAATTTGTTAGTTCCACAGCGACGGAAACAGGAACAGGACCGGCAAgaacagcaggaacagcagcccAAACGAATGCCAGGAAACTTCCTCCTCAgatgctgctgcatctgcaaATTCTTC CTCCACAACCGCTGCGCCTCGTCGGTGAAGAAGGAATGCACACTGGGGGAGAACGCGGAGCTGGTTGTACCGCCCACGGCCATCTGCCCGGCCGTCCTGGATCGTCAGCGCTCCGTCAATCAGGCGCACAAG AAATCCCAAATGCATCACCACCAGGCCACGCATTTTCAAATTACGCCGCCGGACGAGCTGAGTTGCCCCCTCCTGGTGTTCGTCAATCCCAAGAGCGGCGGCCGGCAGGGGGATCGCATCCTGCGGAAATTCCAGTACATGCTGAACCCCCGCCAGGTGTACGACCTGTCCAAGGGTGGACCCAAAGAAG GCCTCACGCTCTTCAAGGATCTGCCCAACTTCAAAGTCATCTGCTGCGGCGGCGATGGCACCGTGGGCTGGGTGCTCGAGGCCATGG ATTCCATCGAGCTGGCCACTCAACCTGCCATCGGCGTCATTCCGTTGGGAACGGGCAACGACCTGGCCCGCTGCCTGCGCTGGGGCGGCGGCTACGAGGGCGAGAACATCCCCAAGCTGATGGATAAGATCAAGCGTGCCACCACCGTGATGCTGGATCGCTGGAGCATCGAAGTGACCAACACACCGGCAACGGACGAGCTCCGACCCAAG GTGACGCTGCACTCGAACATGCAGAAGGTGATTGAGCTGTCGCAAAGTGTTGTGGTTGACAAATCGCTGATCGAACGCTTCGAGGAGATTCAGGAGATTGAGcgccagagcagcagcagcagcaccggcaaCATCGTTGGACAGCAGCCAACGGCGTCCACATCTGCCACATCGATTATGATGGCAACAGCCACCGAGTTCCGgctggcggaggaggagcagaagtaccatcagcagctgcggcagcaggATGGAGGTGGAgacagcaccaccaccacaatgAGAACGACAACCACCAAGAGCATTTCAATGTCCACGTTCGAATCGAAGAGCATGAGGACAACATTGAGGGGCACGctgagcagcaggagcagcagtagcaacaccagcagcggTGGAAATgtacagccacagccatccATGGAAGGGGAGCCGGATGCTGAGGGGGATGCGGATGGCGCGATGGTGCCGGGTGCTGGAGATGCAGCTGGAGATGAAGCGGAAACCCTGCAAATGCCAGCCAGAAGGACAGATGAAACAGAAAAGCAATCACTcgagacgctgctgctgcaacacaagcagcaacagcagaagcagcagcaacaacttcAACAGGAATTGGCATCGGATGCTGGAGAGGaagtagcaacagcagcatcattTGGGAATAATCAAAGCGATAATAACAGTCAGCGCAATAAGCAAAACAACATCCTTAAACAGCAAATTACATTGTCATTGGATTTGTCGGACCatgacgacgacaacgaagAAGAGGTGgacggcaactgcaacagcaacagcacaggcaatggcaatggcaatggcagagTGGCCCAGAACCCCAGCACACCGCAAACACCCATCACACCCATCACGCCGACAACACCGAATGCCCCATGCAGCATGCCCCAGAAGCCCATCAAAGTTCAGTCTGACAAGGACTGCACAGTGCCGTATAATATTATCAACAATTATTTCTCCGTCGGCGTG GATGCCGCCATCTGCGTCAAGTTTCACTTGGAGAGGGAGAAGAACCCGCACAAATTCAACAGCCGGATGAAGAACAAACTTTGGTACTTCGAATATGCAACGTCTGAGACGTTTGCAGCATCCTGCAAGAATCTCCACGAGAGCATCGAGATTGTG TGCGACGGTGTGGCCTTGGACCTTGCCAACGGGCCCCATCTGCAGGGAGTGGCCTTGCTCAACATCCCCTACACCCACGGCGGCTCCAACCTGTGGGGTGAGCACCTGTCCCAGAAACGGATGCGGAAGAGCGCTGGACCCTTTGGCAAAAGCAAGAAGCTCAAGTCCAGCGACAAAGAGTTCTCGGCCACCAGTTTCAACTCCGTGGATCTTTCGGTGGCTATACAGG ATATCGGTGATCGCCTGATCGAAGTTATTGGCCTCGAGAACTGTCTGCACATGGGCCAGGTGCGGACGGGTCTGCGCGCCTCCGGTCGCCGTCTGGCGCAGTGCAGTGAGGTCATAATCAAGACCAAAAAGACCTTTCCCATGCAGATCGACGGCGAGCCCTGGATGCAGATGCCGTGCACG ATTAAGGTGACTCACAAGAACCAGGTGCCCATGCTGATGGCCGCCAGGTCGGAGAAAGGACGCGGCTTCTTCAATATGCTGTGCAGCTGA